A segment of the Carya illinoinensis cultivar Pawnee chromosome 1, C.illinoinensisPawnee_v1, whole genome shotgun sequence genome:
GATTCGAGATTGGAGGCATCCAAACTCAAATGACAAATCCTACAATCCCTCTCCACTTTGGCCAAATGTACCTTAATCTCGGGCAGCCCACGTTCCAGATCCATCTCCGCAGAACATTCCGATGCAGAGGACCCCGTCTCCTTGTCAGACACCCCCATAATTTCAGTCCCAGACCCGCTTGAACACCTCTGCTCATTATCTGAACGGTCTCCCGTATCGAAGTACACGTCACGCCGTCCGGCTCCGGAGCTCCGGCTAGCAGTTACCTCCACATCGACAACATGGGATTTCTCTATGGTTGTCATCGTCAAGACCCAGAAAGAGGATCTTCATGTAATGGGTCTGTGAGGTCGAGCTCATCAAAGCCCACAAAGGTTGAAGGAGTTCTCTTTTGGTTTCTGTCAACCTCACCAAAACCAAATTGACAACTGGGTATTGTATGTGGTGGGTGACCTCTCAGATCTTTCTGTCGTGTGTCAATTCCTGAACAGAACCTGGAAGAATTAAGAGAGATAAAGATCGAGAAACTGAAAGATCTAATGTTTTTTTTCATGCCATtccttgttttttatttttatttgtttttacaatTAAGTAGAACGTGGGCTGctctttatttttaagttttctttatcacttgattttctcttcttttgggGAATGGATGATTGATGGGGATGATTACTCgttattaaaagaagaaaaaagaatgtgGGTATTAGAATATTCACATTCGGCGTGCAAAGCACCactttttctataatttaaagtttattttacagttttgatcaaaatatcTCTAAATCTAAtttctattttaagaaaaatatttaaaaaataagtagtattatatttttttaaataaaaaaaatcattattcattttttaaattattttttatcaatattttattttaatatatgaaataaattattCTTCTAAAAATCTATACTTTCtctcatatttatatttgttatagttttaaataatattttaaaaaaaattaattaattacgaaaatataaaaaaattaattttaaaaatattatcatatccacaaaaatattttaattttttttaaatattcactagagtaatagtttaaaatataaaaaaaatattgaataattaagtttataaataaaagtaagaaaaaataataaagaaatattattttaatataatagataaataataaaaaataagatgtaGGAGACTTTTAaaagatcaataaaatttttaaaaaaaattaaaagatatgttttttaattaaattataaaaatttttatagagaGTAAAACGAAAATGTTTAATAAACTATTTGATTCAGATGACCCAATAAGACTGTTCTGGTTTCTCAGGACTCAGACAGCTCAGCAATAAATTAGGTGTAAAAAAGCAGATTGTTCATTATTCTCTGTCTTCTTTATTGCCTTTTGGTTCCAAAAAGCTGATGTTGCTGCTAAGGTTAGCCCTACTTCAATCTGTGAAAGGTTATTCTTGCACCTTCGCAATGATTGCGCGACACATATATTCGAAGGGTAAGTTTGACCTGTTAATTTTATTCGTTGGAGAATAGGAGGGCTTGCTTAAGAGAAGTGCGCATCTTGGTAGCTGTTCTCAGTGCTCAGTGCTACAACGCATGAATTTTCAGGTGCAATGAGTAGTTGACCTTGTATTACACAATAGCTTACATCGTATTATATACTTTCTGGTAATTATTATAATCCGGAGACTGATCCACAGCAGCCCGACAGTCCGcaacttctttttcaattaacgCCCACGTTTGACAAAAACACGTGGGAAAAATGAATCCGCAAGTGCTCGGGACTAGCGTATAATTAAACAAGAGTTTtactattaatttaaatagttttactagcgtatattttttatttaaatatatattaatatataaatttaaataaaattgacaAAATACATATTGGTATGTAATATAATGGAcgataaataaatagaattttttaagttataaatgCATAAAGATATAGTAATATACCTACCTAGCTACTAGCATTACTCTAGCCTAAAAGATTGATCAAGTAATTAGCCTAAAGGTTACAAGGCGAACCTTCTTAATTACGCGCAACTGCACAGCcaatgaaaacatatatattattacaagTTCATATCACTGTAAACCAAAATGTCTTGAATCTGTTCAGCTGTAATGAGGAAATTCTCTCCACAAAATACATATTTACTTTCAGAAACAAGTCAGCATTTTTGTAAACCAAAATCTTTCGACCTATTCACCTAGAATGCGAAAGCCACTCTCCACAATATAATTTATGCCTTCTATAATTTTGCAGACAATTTTCACGACCCACTCATTCGATTCAATATTTGACCACCTGCTTTTGCAGTACTGCAACAAAACAGAAAGCCGGGAATGACTTTTAGCTCAAGCCCTTGACTTCGGCTGGCAAACCAAAGGTTTGCCTAGGCATCTGGGTAGATACCATTTCTGTCATCATGCCTATCAAT
Coding sequences within it:
- the LOC122291666 gene encoding uncharacterized protein LOC122291666 isoform X2, whose product is MTTIEKSHVVDVEVTASRSSGAGRRDVYFDTGDRSDNEQRCSSGSGTEIMGVSDKETGSSASECSAEMDLERGLPEIKVHLAKVERDCRICHLSLDASNLESGIPIELGCSCKDDLAAAHKQCAEAWFKIKGNNTGPVRFVDLLHTMLLVQMRPR